One genomic segment of Nicotiana tabacum cultivar K326 unplaced genomic scaffold, ASM71507v2 Un00443, whole genome shotgun sequence includes these proteins:
- the LOC142179248 gene encoding uncharacterized protein LOC142179248, translating into MSNFKRPFCGNKQLDTLNLVDLICTHYMGKSLHQGFARIISSNRLHLTTSHQVKSTSRIRPSISSPETPKSKGVAGEWSEQRLKIKSKMEEESSNSNFKSLAEQRRHPLADVVGECVKRWFQDSLKEAKAGDATMHVLVGQMYYSGYGIPRDPQKGRAWISRASKSKSSAWKVSDKRPGYNVSDSDFDDTVEETK; encoded by the exons ATGTCTAATTTTAAACGGCCCTTTTGTGGAAACAAACAACTAGATACTTTAAATTTGGTAGATTTAATTTGCACACACTATATGGGGAAATCCCTTCATCAAGGATTTGCAAGAATCATCAGCTCTAACAGACTCCACCTTACAACATCTCATCAAGTCAAATCCACATCAAGGATTAGGCCATCAATTTCATCCCCGGAGACACCAAAGTCAAAAGGAGTTGCCGGAGAATGGTCGGAGCAGCGGCTCAAGATAAAATCAAAGATGGAGGAAGAGAGTTCAAACTCTAATTTCAAGTCTTTGGCTGAACAGCGGCGGCATCCGCTTGCCGACGTAGTGGGGGAGTGCGTTAAGCGGTGGTTTCAAGACAGTCTTAAGGAGGCTAAAGCTGGGGATGCAACTATGCACGTGCTTGTGGGTCAGATGTATTATAGTGGCTATGGCATCCCTAGAGACCCGCAAAAG GGAAGAGCTTGGATTAGCCGAGCTTCAAAGAGTAAGTCTTCAGCATGGAAAGTGAGTGATAAACGCCCAG GCTATAATGTCAGTGATTCAGATTTTGATGATACTGTGGAAGAGACAAAGTAA